One genomic segment of Erysipelotrichaceae bacterium 66202529 includes these proteins:
- a CDS encoding PTS mannose/fructose/sorbose transporter subunit IIB — translation MGKLKMVRVDYRMVHGQIVAKWIKFRPVDRLILADDSLVDDPFMGDIYRMAVPDREVDIVKLGDIQTAIDRKDDTVLLIFKDVASAYTVYKNGLQLPELNVGAVQNSAQRKSVVQGVALSAEEYEKLCEMKAEGVNVFLQPIPENDPVSLGSIEKKLK, via the coding sequence ATGGGCAAACTGAAAATGGTTCGTGTTGATTATCGTATGGTACATGGACAGATTGTGGCAAAATGGATCAAATTCCGTCCGGTTGATCGTTTGATACTGGCAGATGACAGCCTGGTGGATGATCCTTTCATGGGTGATATTTATCGTATGGCAGTACCTGACCGTGAGGTTGATATTGTCAAGCTGGGGGATATTCAGACAGCGATTGATCGCAAGGATGACACCGTACTTTTAATTTTTAAGGATGTGGCATCCGCATATACGGTATATAAAAACGGACTTCAGTTGCCGGAGCTGAATGTCGGAGCAGTACAGAACAGCGCACAGCGCAAGTCCGTGGTTCAGGGGGTTGCACTTTCCGCTGAGGAATACGAAAAATTATGCGAAATGAAAGCAGAGGGTGTGAACGTATTCTTACAGCCGATACCGGAGAATGATCCGGTAAGTCTTGGATCGATTGAAAAGAAACTGAAATAA
- a CDS encoding PTS system mannose/fructose/sorbose family transporter subunit IID, with protein MAEERKTSLTKRDINRVIARWYITTEMSLNYERMQSIAYTYALIPALKKLYPNKEDMIPALQRHLELFNTNATAGGLILGTTLAMEEEKANNPDAIPSESIVAVKTGLMGPVAALGDSFSAGTITTLFILASCSLAQGGSIAGFWLLLLGTMYTLGELIIFTKMTYTKGRSAIKDIMSSKLMTNIIEGANILGMAMMGALTASMVNLAVAITANFDEATLSVQEKIDGIMPGILSIAVLFIYYYLISKKHVSVAKLVFFTIVIALVCAAIGLF; from the coding sequence ATGGCTGAGGAAAGAAAAACATCACTGACGAAACGAGATATCAACCGTGTTATCGCCAGATGGTATATCACCACGGAAATGTCACTGAACTATGAGCGTATGCAATCCATTGCATATACGTATGCTTTGATTCCCGCTTTAAAGAAATTGTATCCGAATAAGGAGGATATGATTCCTGCACTGCAACGGCATCTGGAGCTGTTTAATACAAATGCTACAGCAGGCGGTCTGATTCTTGGTACAACACTGGCGATGGAAGAAGAAAAAGCAAACAATCCGGATGCAATTCCTTCGGAATCTATCGTAGCAGTAAAAACCGGTTTGATGGGCCCGGTTGCGGCATTGGGAGATTCCTTCAGTGCCGGGACGATAACAACACTGTTTATTCTTGCATCCTGTTCTCTGGCACAGGGCGGATCCATTGCCGGCTTCTGGCTGCTGCTTCTGGGTACGATGTATACGCTGGGTGAACTGATTATCTTTACGAAAATGACCTATACAAAGGGTAGATCAGCAATCAAGGATATCATGTCCAGCAAGCTGATGACCAATATCATTGAGGGAGCCAATATCCTTGGTATGGCGATGATGGGGGCACTTACAGCTTCCATGGTAAATCTGGCTGTTGCGATCACAGCGAATTTTGATGAAGCGACATTGAGTGTACAGGAAAAAATTGACGGTATCATGCCGGGAATCCTGTCTATTGCTGTCTTGTTTATCTATTACTATCTGATCAGCAAAAAGCATGTCAGTGTGGCGAAGCTTGTATTCTTCACCATCGTAATTGCATTGGTTTGTGCAGCTATCGGTCTGTTTTAA
- a CDS encoding Rpn family recombination-promoting nuclease/putative transposase → MTRKQPEDVLNYRNDLFFKYTLSREDEGSIFARNTIIERVTGIRVKESTVMNPNLDPMTIGKKKIILDVHVKDENGQLFCIEMQTTFSETEKKRFEFYGARALNDQLNSGEKYELLKPVHQIIFIDEYPWNNQNLMNHYQMRTEKGEVENKKALIKRSYIHLPVINELVRKQGILKLNDFEQLCFLFENNENDAILKTKERLVKVFVEKYKEMQKNDKLWSTAMAIQMGEARYRNGLNDSYKEGLEKGKEEGERQLLKQMIEKKYHEDATEWLQTLTVHKLTAISDLLFTCETLDALKEQIKKETS, encoded by the coding sequence ATGACAAGAAAACAACCAGAAGATGTATTGAATTACCGCAATGATTTGTTCTTCAAGTACACCCTCTCTCGTGAGGATGAAGGCTCCATCTTTGCGCGCAACACCATTATTGAACGTGTGACTGGGATACGGGTTAAGGAAAGTACGGTTATGAATCCTAATCTGGATCCCATGACCATCGGAAAGAAAAAGATTATTTTAGATGTCCACGTAAAGGATGAAAACGGCCAGCTGTTTTGTATCGAAATGCAGACAACGTTTTCTGAAACAGAAAAGAAGCGTTTCGAATTTTATGGGGCAAGAGCGCTGAATGATCAGTTAAACAGCGGGGAGAAGTATGAGCTATTGAAGCCTGTACATCAGATAATTTTTATTGATGAATATCCATGGAATAATCAAAATCTGATGAATCATTACCAAATGCGTACCGAAAAGGGAGAGGTGGAGAATAAAAAGGCACTGATAAAACGCAGCTACATACATCTGCCGGTGATTAATGAGCTGGTAAGAAAGCAGGGAATTTTGAAGTTGAATGACTTTGAGCAGTTGTGTTTCCTATTTGAAAATAATGAAAATGATGCTATACTAAAAACGAAGGAAAGGCTGGTGAAAGTGTTCGTGGAAAAGTACAAGGAAATGCAGAAAAATGACAAGCTATGGTCAACGGCAATGGCAATTCAGATGGGAGAAGCACGCTATCGCAATGGTTTGAATGACAGCTATAAAGAGGGGCTCGAAAAAGGAAAGGAAGAAGGAGAACGCCAGCTTCTGAAGCAGATGATTGAGAAAAAATATCATGAGGATGCCACAGAATGGTTACAAACACTCACAGTCCATAAGCTCACTGCGATTTCAGATTTATTATTTACCTGTGAAACACTGGATGCTTTAAAAGAACAAATAAAGAAGGAAACATCATAA
- a CDS encoding PTS lactose/cellobiose transporter subunit IIA, protein MDIMENELVNVAMQIILHAGDARLRVEDALANAKQFQFTEAKQKITEAEECVHQAHVAQTEVIQNETRGKTYEPCLLFAHAQDTLMTIMSELKLAKELIDFFEIMNNKLEEKKEAE, encoded by the coding sequence ATGGATATTATGGAAAATGAACTCGTGAATGTAGCTATGCAGATCATATTGCATGCAGGCGATGCCCGTCTGCGTGTTGAGGATGCATTAGCAAATGCAAAGCAGTTTCAATTTACAGAAGCAAAACAGAAAATTACAGAAGCGGAAGAATGCGTGCATCAGGCACATGTGGCTCAGACGGAAGTGATTCAAAACGAAACAAGAGGAAAAACTTACGAACCATGTCTGCTGTTTGCACATGCACAGGATACACTCATGACAATTATGTCTGAATTAAAGCTGGCAAAAGAACTAATAGATTTTTTTGAAATAATGAATAATAAATTAGAAGAAAAAAAGGAGGCTGAATGA
- a CDS encoding PTS sugar transporter subunit IIC — protein MSGTQLVIMAVAMGLMYWIARGMIGGYFAFFFIASPIVVGVVAGLIYGDLTKGLIIGGGIAAAFAGIIAPGGNLPTDSALAATTVIPIALATGLTAEQAIAFAVPMGLLGSFVTNLRKMINVVFVHRADEFAAKGNLSGITRCAVIYPPLIEIPLLFLPVFLIVMFGQDAMLTFMNSVPSWVMHGLEVAGGVMPAIGFALIMNMIGKPKMIPYTVLGFIIVKAVGLNTLTAGLVAGCVAVLVVLEKREREKEGA, from the coding sequence ATGAGTGGTACACAGTTGGTTATCATGGCAGTAGCGATGGGGCTGATGTATTGGATTGCCCGGGGGATGATTGGCGGATATTTTGCATTTTTCTTTATCGCGAGTCCCATCGTAGTAGGCGTAGTAGCTGGTTTGATTTATGGTGATTTGACAAAGGGACTGATTATCGGCGGAGGAATAGCGGCTGCATTTGCAGGCATTATCGCACCGGGAGGAAATCTTCCAACCGACTCGGCACTGGCCGCGACAACCGTTATACCGATTGCACTGGCAACGGGTCTTACTGCAGAGCAGGCGATTGCATTTGCTGTTCCGATGGGGCTTCTGGGATCCTTTGTCACCAACCTGCGTAAAATGATCAATGTTGTATTCGTACACCGCGCGGATGAATTTGCGGCGAAGGGAAACCTATCCGGAATTACAAGATGCGCTGTCATATATCCACCGCTGATTGAAATTCCATTACTGTTTTTACCGGTATTTTTGATTGTTATGTTTGGTCAGGATGCAATGCTTACCTTTATGAACTCTGTACCAAGCTGGGTAATGCATGGTTTGGAGGTTGCCGGCGGTGTTATGCCTGCGATTGGTTTTGCACTGATTATGAATATGATTGGTAAGCCGAAGATGATTCCATATACAGTACTGGGCTTTATTATCGTAAAGGCAGTCGGGCTGAATACCCTGACAGCCGGTCTGGTTGCGGGCTGCGTAGCGGTGCTTGTCGTGCTGGAAAAACGTGAAAGAGAAAAGGAGGGGGCATAG
- a CDS encoding gfo/Idh/MocA family oxidoreductase: MKKLNIAVVGAGIYGKNHLDAYTSNPNVNLVAVCDLKKEITDKVAQDYQVKTYNDMEEMLNHEEIDAVSVATPDPYHKDPVMTAIRHGKDVLVEKPLATTSADAYEIMEAAEKAGVRVMVDYHKRWDPASIAVKNKLADEGTGKPVRGYMRMDNIYDVAINWLNWSSSSSPVHFVGTHCYDLIRWYMGCEVVQVYAVGHKGILKEKGIDTYDSITAILEFENGCTWTVENAWILPNGFAKADDGCSEILCENAMIRVDSQKRGVEFFDDKKQYTPNICFIQNYNGRAIGFGIDPLNDFVDCILHDKPFVANLNDGLEAELIAEAVHKSADTRQVVKIERR, from the coding sequence ATGAAAAAACTGAATATTGCTGTTGTAGGAGCCGGTATTTACGGGAAGAATCACCTGGATGCCTACACTTCAAATCCCAATGTTAATCTTGTTGCAGTCTGTGATTTAAAGAAAGAAATCACAGATAAGGTAGCACAGGATTATCAGGTGAAAACGTATAACGACATGGAGGAAATGCTCAATCATGAGGAGATTGATGCAGTTTCCGTAGCAACCCCGGATCCCTACCATAAAGATCCTGTCATGACGGCGATTCGCCATGGAAAGGATGTTCTGGTGGAAAAACCACTCGCAACGACTTCCGCAGATGCCTATGAAATTATGGAGGCTGCAGAAAAAGCCGGTGTGCGTGTTATGGTGGATTACCACAAACGCTGGGATCCGGCATCCATAGCAGTAAAAAACAAGCTTGCAGATGAGGGGACAGGAAAACCGGTACGCGGCTATATGCGCATGGATAACATCTATGATGTCGCAATCAACTGGCTGAACTGGTCATCCAGCTCCAGCCCTGTCCATTTCGTTGGAACGCACTGCTATGATTTGATTCGCTGGTATATGGGCTGTGAGGTCGTACAGGTGTATGCAGTCGGCCATAAGGGGATTTTAAAGGAAAAGGGTATCGATACCTACGACAGTATTACGGCAATTCTGGAATTTGAAAACGGATGTACCTGGACAGTGGAAAATGCATGGATTCTGCCAAACGGCTTTGCGAAAGCAGACGATGGATGTTCAGAAATTCTCTGTGAAAATGCAATGATTCGTGTGGATTCCCAGAAGCGCGGTGTGGAATTCTTCGATGATAAAAAGCAATACACGCCAAACATCTGCTTTATTCAGAACTACAACGGCCGTGCCATTGGCTTTGGCATTGATCCGCTGAATGATTTTGTGGACTGCATCCTGCATGATAAGCCGTTCGTGGCAAATCTGAATGACGGTCTGGAGGCAGAGCTGATTGCAGAGGCTGTGCACAAGAGTGCAGATACACGCCAGGTTGTAAAAATCGAAAGAAGATAA
- a CDS encoding PTS mannose transporter subunit IIA, with protein MKGIILASHGRLAEGLLDTLTIFSGEPQQIRALCLLPGEEITDFMKTLEEAIQEVDTGDGVVIFCDLLFGSPCNCSARLLQDPVYAEKISVITGMNLCMVLEYIGSREAGMKREALVNTGQQGIVDFNKMLAERKGS; from the coding sequence ATGAAAGGAATCATATTGGCAAGCCACGGACGCCTGGCGGAGGGATTACTGGATACGTTAACCATTTTTTCCGGTGAGCCGCAGCAAATCAGAGCGCTGTGTCTTTTACCGGGTGAGGAAATTACGGATTTTATGAAAACGCTGGAGGAAGCGATTCAGGAGGTGGATACCGGAGACGGTGTTGTGATTTTCTGTGATCTGCTGTTTGGTTCTCCGTGCAACTGCAGTGCAAGACTTTTGCAGGATCCGGTATATGCTGAAAAAATCAGCGTGATAACCGGAATGAATCTGTGTATGGTACTAGAATACATCGGCTCCAGAGAAGCAGGTATGAAGCGGGAAGCATTGGTAAATACCGGACAACAGGGCATTGTGGATTTTAATAAAATGCTGGCTGAACGCAAGGGATCATAA
- a CDS encoding family 1 glycosylhydrolase, whose translation MNKGFPKGFLWGAATSAYQVEGAAYEDGKKASQQDIINKENYTKRGFATADIASDQYHHYKEDVALMKEMGFTTYRFSIAWSRVFPDGVGEVNEKGIQYYRNLIDELLANGIEPIVTLYHYDLPWALVEKYNGWLSREVVKDFEYFARYVINEFKDKVKYWTTINEQSIIVQYWTQKCYIPKELRDNNQLRYQINHHMNLAHAIACKLVHELVPDGLAGAAIGYAPVYPLTSKPEDVMAAQNAHDLRNAFYLDIYFKGFYTKSSMIYLMEHGLAPVIEDGDMELIKEGYSDFLALNYYASECAKACPIEDGKEIRYSGVNWSGKKGDISGFETHPGFYEMCKNPNLDTTDWDWAIDPTGLEYIFRDIYTRYNKPLMITENGMGAFDELTADGRVHDTYRIKYLRDHIAAMKKAIDYGVEVLAYCPWSAVDLLSTSNGVKKRYGFIYVDRTDDDAKECARIRKDSFFWYKDVIASNGEMLD comes from the coding sequence ATGAATAAAGGATTTCCAAAAGGCTTTTTATGGGGTGCCGCTACCAGTGCATATCAGGTGGAAGGGGCTGCCTATGAGGATGGTAAGAAGGCCAGTCAGCAGGATATCATCAATAAGGAAAACTACACAAAGCGCGGCTTTGCGACGGCAGATATTGCCAGTGATCAATATCATCATTACAAGGAAGATGTGGCACTGATGAAGGAGATGGGCTTTACAACCTATCGCTTCTCCATTGCATGGTCTCGTGTTTTTCCGGATGGAGTTGGAGAAGTAAATGAAAAAGGTATTCAATATTACCGAAATCTGATTGATGAATTGCTGGCAAACGGTATAGAACCAATCGTCACGCTGTATCATTATGATCTGCCATGGGCACTGGTTGAGAAATATAACGGGTGGCTGAGCAGAGAGGTTGTAAAGGATTTTGAATACTTCGCACGCTATGTTATCAATGAATTTAAGGATAAGGTAAAATACTGGACAACAATCAATGAGCAGAGCATCATTGTTCAATATTGGACACAGAAGTGTTATATACCTAAGGAACTGCGTGATAATAACCAGTTGCGTTATCAGATCAATCATCATATGAATCTGGCTCATGCGATTGCCTGCAAGCTGGTACACGAGCTGGTGCCCGATGGTTTGGCTGGAGCAGCTATCGGATATGCACCAGTCTATCCGCTGACCTCCAAGCCGGAGGATGTTATGGCTGCACAAAATGCACATGATTTGCGTAATGCCTTCTATCTCGATATTTATTTCAAGGGCTTCTATACAAAATCATCTATGATCTATCTAATGGAGCATGGTCTGGCACCGGTGATTGAAGATGGCGATATGGAGCTGATTAAAGAAGGCTATTCCGACTTCCTGGCATTAAATTATTATGCAAGTGAATGTGCCAAAGCATGTCCAATAGAGGATGGAAAGGAAATCCGATACAGCGGTGTCAACTGGTCAGGGAAAAAGGGAGATATTTCCGGCTTTGAAACACACCCGGGCTTCTACGAAATGTGCAAGAATCCAAACCTGGATACAACAGACTGGGACTGGGCGATTGATCCGACAGGTCTGGAATATATCTTCCGTGATATTTATACACGCTATAATAAGCCGCTGATGATAACAGAAAACGGTATGGGTGCTTTCGATGAACTAACCGCTGATGGCCGTGTCCATGACACTTACCGTATCAAATATCTGCGCGATCATATCGCTGCAATGAAAAAAGCGATTGACTATGGTGTGGAGGTATTGGCTTACTGTCCATGGTCAGCAGTAGACCTGCTTTCTACAAGCAATGGTGTAAAGAAGCGCTATGGTTTTATCTATGTTGACCGCACGGATGATGATGCTAAAGAATGTGCCAGAATACGAAAGGATTCCTTCTTCTGGTACAAGGATGTTATTGCTAGCAATGGGGAAATGCTTGATTAA
- a CDS encoding EAL domain-containing protein: MKKRYRRFFDSIFILSIKRGLMLAIPFLILGSFALLLASFPLDSYQAFLASFHHGALLAVLNSLYEITLNSLALILIITISLSYGQLHALDDVFFYPVVAMVSYLAFCGGMKYADEVFHPEWVFTAMCITMLSCWIFHKGMNSGRRFEKLHTAGADYTFNKAIQGIFPIAAIALLFAFIGAVLRAQFGEVNITNFGAYLFMGLFEKVGKGLPGALLYVFFVHFLWFFGIHGTNTLQMVAKQFLEPGILINQQLVQAGQLPTEIFTKTFLDTFVFMGGCGAALCLVAALLLKARKSNNRKLAKVAGISVLFNINEIVIFGFPVIFNPLMLIPFLLVPLVLTLTSFFAMQLHLVPLPTHSVEWTVPILMSGYEACGSVAGSILQLFNLVLGTLLYIPFIRLSETRQSEEFEAAVRTMETDMAEGEVNGQLPEFLNDHYGYHFPAKTLAMDLKNAMQRNQIHMHYQIQRDCREHIHGAEALLRWEHPVAGKISSPLMVKLAEEENFLDELGLYIIREACKDAQCFQREGIPLSISVNISPKQLESAAFVKEVRTILHDVDLSGIQLVLEITERSLLSTSGRILERIRELKQMDIKMSMDDFGMGHSSMMYLQENVFDEVKLDGSLVHHILDNERSRDIVRGVTRLAQSIHFHVVAEFVETKEQMELLKSLHCDIFQGYYYGKPCSSAEFIEYYLKQNI, encoded by the coding sequence ATGAAAAAAAGATACCGGAGATTTTTTGATTCCATATTTATATTGTCAATAAAACGCGGATTGATGCTGGCAATCCCTTTTCTTATCCTAGGTAGCTTTGCATTACTGCTGGCAAGCTTTCCACTCGACTCCTATCAGGCGTTTCTTGCTTCCTTTCATCATGGAGCCCTGCTCGCTGTCTTGAACAGCCTATATGAAATAACCTTAAATTCCCTTGCATTGATTTTAATCATAACCATATCTCTATCCTATGGCCAGCTGCATGCCCTGGATGATGTATTCTTTTATCCGGTTGTTGCCATGGTTTCCTATCTGGCATTTTGTGGCGGAATGAAATATGCAGATGAGGTTTTTCATCCGGAGTGGGTTTTTACTGCTATGTGTATTACTATGCTTTCCTGCTGGATTTTTCACAAAGGTATGAATTCAGGACGGCGGTTTGAAAAGCTGCATACAGCTGGTGCTGATTACACCTTTAACAAGGCAATACAGGGGATTTTTCCGATTGCTGCAATAGCATTGCTTTTTGCATTTATCGGTGCTGTTTTGCGTGCGCAGTTTGGAGAAGTCAACATTACTAATTTTGGCGCATATTTATTTATGGGTCTGTTTGAAAAGGTTGGAAAAGGGTTGCCGGGCGCTTTGCTGTATGTGTTTTTTGTTCATTTTCTCTGGTTTTTCGGGATCCATGGAACCAACACGCTGCAAATGGTCGCAAAGCAATTCCTGGAGCCGGGTATCCTTATTAACCAGCAGTTGGTGCAGGCTGGACAACTGCCGACAGAGATATTCACGAAAACATTTCTGGATACATTTGTGTTTATGGGTGGTTGTGGTGCGGCACTCTGTCTGGTGGCTGCCCTGTTATTAAAAGCAAGGAAAAGTAATAATCGCAAGCTGGCTAAGGTTGCAGGTATTTCTGTTTTATTTAATATCAATGAAATCGTGATTTTCGGCTTTCCTGTTATATTCAACCCGTTAATGCTGATTCCATTTCTATTAGTACCTCTTGTTTTGACACTGACGAGCTTTTTTGCTATGCAGCTGCATCTAGTACCTTTGCCAACACATTCAGTGGAATGGACTGTTCCGATTCTGATGAGCGGATATGAGGCCTGTGGCTCTGTAGCAGGCAGTATTCTACAGCTTTTCAATCTGGTACTGGGGACATTGCTGTATATTCCTTTTATCCGTTTAAGCGAGACAAGGCAAAGTGAGGAGTTTGAAGCTGCAGTTCGCACAATGGAGACAGATATGGCCGAAGGAGAGGTCAATGGGCAGCTACCTGAATTTTTAAATGATCATTACGGTTACCATTTTCCTGCCAAGACACTGGCGATGGATTTGAAAAATGCCATGCAGAGAAATCAGATACATATGCATTATCAGATACAGCGCGATTGCAGAGAACATATTCATGGAGCTGAGGCTCTGTTGCGCTGGGAGCATCCGGTTGCCGGAAAAATATCCTCCCCTTTGATGGTAAAGCTGGCAGAGGAAGAAAATTTTCTTGATGAACTGGGCTTATATATCATCAGGGAAGCGTGTAAGGACGCACAGTGCTTTCAAAGAGAAGGAATCCCTTTATCCATTTCTGTCAATATTTCCCCTAAGCAACTGGAAAGTGCTGCTTTTGTTAAGGAGGTACGAACCATTTTACATGATGTTGATTTATCCGGTATTCAACTGGTGCTGGAAATAACAGAGCGCTCCTTGCTAAGTACTTCGGGACGGATACTGGAACGTATCCGAGAGCTGAAACAAATGGATATTAAAATGAGTATGGATGATTTTGGTATGGGACACAGCTCTATGATGTATCTTCAGGAAAATGTATTTGATGAAGTAAAGCTGGATGGTAGTCTTGTACATCATATTCTGGACAATGAACGATCCCGGGATATTGTACGTGGAGTTACCAGGCTTGCTCAATCGATACATTTTCATGTGGTAGCAGAATTTGTGGAAACAAAGGAACAGATGGAATTGCTAAAATCACTGCATTGTGATATTTTTCAGGGCTATTATTATGGCAAGCCTTGCAGCAGTGCTGAGTTTATTGAGTATTATCTGAAACAGAATATCTGA
- a CDS encoding family 1 glycosylhydrolase: MKQVPETFPENFLWGGAFAACQCEGEYDKDGRGLSTSDIHEYTKGLNRAHIEKEGGGTLAEIKRKAADTKGYYPKRYGIDFYHTYKDDLALLQEMGFKCFRTSISWSRIFPNGDETEPNEAGLKFYDHLIDEIIKDGMEPIITMSHYDIPLHLVTEYGGFGNRKVIDFFVNYGKVLVERFKGRVKYWIVCNQVNLIPTVQFGSLGIYDDQAENMEELMYQAAHNQFVACAKIKEIGHQIDPHAVFGTMLADCTFYPATCRPKDVVLTMKKNRMQYFFSDVQLRGEYPVYALRYFKERNICIHMEEGDEDVIRNNPMEFLAISYYYSRVVDSDKNDMTPMQAEQNPNLEPTPWEWRMDPLGFYNCLSQYWDRYQVPLMIGENGFGALDTVEADGSIHDPYRIDFLRKHIEQLKECIKDGVDIFAYCAWGPIDIVSSSSAEMSKRYGFVYVDRDDLGNGTQKRMKKDSFYWYRDVIASNGEKL; encoded by the coding sequence ATGAAACAAGTACCTGAAACATTTCCTGAGAATTTTCTATGGGGAGGCGCATTTGCGGCCTGCCAGTGTGAAGGGGAATATGACAAGGATGGACGCGGTTTATCCACAAGTGATATTCATGAATATACAAAGGGATTAAATCGTGCGCATATAGAAAAAGAAGGAGGCGGAACACTTGCGGAAATTAAACGCAAGGCCGCAGATACAAAAGGATATTATCCGAAACGTTATGGCATTGATTTCTATCATACGTATAAGGATGATCTGGCTTTGCTGCAGGAGATGGGCTTTAAATGCTTCCGAACCAGCATTTCCTGGTCACGTATTTTTCCAAATGGGGATGAAACAGAGCCAAATGAAGCAGGCTTGAAATTCTACGATCATTTGATTGATGAGATCATAAAGGATGGCATGGAGCCCATTATCACCATGTCTCACTATGATATTCCACTGCATCTGGTCACAGAATACGGCGGTTTTGGTAACCGAAAGGTGATTGATTTCTTCGTGAATTATGGAAAAGTGCTGGTAGAGCGCTTTAAGGGCAGAGTGAAATACTGGATCGTATGCAATCAGGTGAATCTGATTCCAACTGTACAATTTGGCTCTCTCGGTATTTATGATGATCAGGCGGAAAATATGGAGGAGCTGATGTATCAGGCAGCACATAATCAGTTTGTAGCCTGTGCGAAAATCAAGGAAATCGGACATCAGATTGATCCGCATGCCGTCTTTGGAACTATGCTGGCAGATTGTACCTTCTATCCGGCTACCTGTCGTCCGAAGGATGTCGTTTTGACTATGAAGAAAAACCGTATGCAGTATTTCTTCTCCGATGTACAGCTGCGTGGTGAATACCCGGTATATGCTCTGCGGTATTTTAAAGAGCGCAATATCTGTATCCATATGGAGGAGGGCGATGAGGATGTAATTCGCAATAACCCAATGGAATTCCTGGCGATATCTTATTATTACAGCAGAGTTGTAGATTCTGATAAAAATGACATGACACCGATGCAGGCTGAGCAGAATCCAAACCTGGAGCCGACACCGTGGGAGTGGAGAATGGATCCGCTAGGCTTCTATAACTGTCTGTCACAGTACTGGGATCGTTATCAGGTTCCACTTATGATTGGTGAAAATGGCTTTGGTGCTCTGGATACCGTGGAGGCTGATGGAAGTATACATGATCCATACCGTATTGATTTTTTAAGAAAGCATATTGAACAGCTGAAGGAATGCATTAAGGATGGTGTGGATATCTTTGCATACTGTGCATGGGGACCAATTGATATCGTTTCCTCCTCTTCTGCGGAAATGAGTAAGCGTTATGGCTTTGTTTATGTGGACCGGGATGATTTAGGAAACGGTACGCAGAAGCGTATGAAGAAGGATTCCTTCTACTGGTATCGTGATGTCATAGCCTCAAATGGAGAGAAGCTGTAG